The Gavia stellata isolate bGavSte3 chromosome 1, bGavSte3.hap2, whole genome shotgun sequence genome has a segment encoding these proteins:
- the MTNR1B gene encoding melatonin receptor type 1B: MLENGSVRNCCDPGGRGRFGLAEREAAGAPRPAWVVPVLSSVLIFTTVVDILGNLLVIVSVFKNRKLRNSGNAFVVSLAFADLVVALYPYPLVLFAIFHNGWTLGEMHCKVSGFVMGLSVIGSIFNITAIAINRYCYICHSFAYDRVYSCWNTMLYVSLVWVLTVIAIVPNFFVGSLKYDPRVYSCTFVQTASSYYTIAVVVIHFIVPITIVSFCYLRIWGLVLQVRRRVKSETKPRLKPSDFRNFLTMFVVFVIFAFCWAPLNFIGLAVAIDPTEMAPKVPEWLFIISYFMAYFNSCLNAIIYGLLNQNFRNEYKRILMSLWMPRLFFQDTSKGGTDAQKSKPSPALNNNDQMKTDTL; this comes from the exons ATGCTGGAGAATGGCTCCGTGAGGAACTGCTGCGACCCGGGCGGGCGAGGCCGCTTCGGCTTGGCGGAGCGGGAGGCGGCGGGTGCCCCGCGGCCCGCCTGGGTGGTGCCGGTGCTCTCCAGCGTGCTGATCTTCACCACCGTGGTGGAcatcctgggcaacctgctggTCATCGTCTCCGTCTTCAAGAACCGCAAGCTCAGGAACTCAG gtaATGCATTTGTGGTGAGCCTGGCTTTTGCTGATCTGGTGGTGGCCTTGTATCCATACCCCCTGGTGCTCTTCGCTATTTTCCACAATGGATGGACTTTGGGTGAAATGCACTGTAAAGTGAGTGGCTTTGTGATGGGACTAAGTGTAATAGGCTCTATTTTCAATATCACTGCAATTGCAATAAACCGATATTGCTATATATGTCATAGTTTTGCCTATGACAGAGTGTACAGCTGTTGGAACACAATGCTGTATGTCTCCTTAGTATGGGTATTAACAGTAATTGCAATTGTGCCGAATTTTTTTGTTGGCTCTTTAAAGTATGATCCACGCGTCTATTCATGCACATTTGTTCAGACTGCAAGCTCTTACTATACGATAGCTGTTGTGGTAATTCACTTCATCGTCCCTATCACCATTGTAAGCTTCTGCTACCTTCGAATTTGGGGTTTAGTGCTTCAAGTTAGAAGACGAGTCAAGTCAGAAACAAAGCCAAGACTGAAGCCAAGTGACTTCAGAAACTTTCTTACcatgtttgtggtttttgtgatttttgccttttgctgggCACCTCTAAACTTCATTGGACTGGCTGTAGCCATTGATCCTACAGAAATGGCACCAAAAGTTCCTGAATGGTTATTCATTATAAGCTACTTCATGGCCTATTTCAACAGCTGCCTTAATGCAATAATATACGGACTTCTTAACCAGAATTTTCGTAATGAATACAAACGAATTTTAATGTCACTGTGGATGCCAAGGCTTTTCTTCCAGGACACATCCAAAGGAGGAACTGATGCTCAGAAGAGCAAGCCTTCTCCTGCTTTAAACAACAATGACCAAATGAAAACTGATACCTTGTAA